In the Sarcophilus harrisii chromosome 3, mSarHar1.11, whole genome shotgun sequence genome, one interval contains:
- the PIGV gene encoding GPI mannosyltransferase 2, with protein sequence MQFGDPSWREVLRFAVVCRSLTLVLQALFNAVIPDHAADAFSPPCLEPAGLGDQLVEWLLGGLSRWDSAHFLFIAEHGYVYEHNFAFFPGFPLALRAGAELLLWPLQGLRSRSRLLLAAALLNSLFSVLAALALYELGCLVLRDRRLALLSALLFCLSPANVFLAASYSESLFALLVFSAMSQLERGHDGRSALLFALATVVRSNGIINAGFLAHAQCRRFLSSPSTGDLPRALWRPLRLAAFLLLTAVGLSLPFALFQLYAYSQFCLPHAARLLPEPLVQLAKDKGYRVPAGDQPSWCTWRLPLVYSYIQDVYWNVGFLRYFELQQVPNFLLAGPVAMLGVWAAWTYTTANLRHCLTLGLLSKAGRGDKKPPSGFHSPQVFVYLAHSTALLLFGALCMHVQVLTRFLGSSTPIVYWFPAHLLQDWEPLLWTQDAVPGKVSAMCSLLGQGAPENPIWGLLCKWRACSPVTRAILSYFLSYWLLGLLLHCNFLPWT encoded by the exons ATGCAGTTTGGGGACCCGTCCTGGAGAGAGGTGCTGAGGTTTGCAGTGGTCTGCCGCTCCTTGACGTTGGTCCTCCAG GCCCTGTTCAATGCTGTCATCCCGGATCATGCCGCAGATGCCTTCTCCCCACCCTGCCTGGAGCCTGCCGGCCTTGGGGACCAGCTTGTGGAATGGCTGCTGGGGGGCTTGTCGCGTTGGGACTCGGCGCACTTCCTCTTCATTGCAGAGCACGGCTACGTCTACGAGCACAACTTTGCCTTCTTCCCAGGCTTCCCCCTGGCCCTGCGCGCCGGGGCTGAGCTGCTGCTATGGCCCCTGCAAGGGCTGAGGTCACGCAGTCGCCTCTTGTTGGCAGCGGCCCTGCTCAACAGCCTGTTCTCAGTGCTGGCTGCCCTGGCCCTCTATGAGCTGGGCTGCCTGGTGCTGCGTGACCGCCGCCTGGCCCTCCTCTCAGCTTTGCTCTTCTGCCTCAGCCCCGCCAATGTCTTCCTGGCGGCGAGCTACTCCGAGAGCCTCTTTGCCCTGCTGGTCTTCAGTGCCATGAGCCAGCTGGAGAGGGGCCATGACGGCCGGAGCGCCCTCCTCTTTGCCCTGGCCACTGTTGTGCGTTCCAACGGGATCATCAACGCTGGCTTCCTTGCCCACGCCCAGTGCCGACGCTTCTTGTCTTCTCCGTCCACAGGGGACCTTCCCAGGGCCCTGTGGAGACCCCTGAGGCTGGCGGCCTTTCTGCTGCTGACAGCCGTGGGCCTCAGTCTTCCCTTTGCTCTGTTCCAGCTCTATGCCTACAGCCAGTTCTGCCTGCCCCACGCAGCCCGCCTCCTCCCCGAGCCCCTCGTACAGCTGGCCAAGGACAAGGGCTACCGGGTCCCAGCTGGAGACCAGCCCAGCTGGTGCACCTGGCGCTTGCCCCTGGTGTACAGCTACATCCAGGACGTCTATTGGAATGTAGGCTTCCTGAGGTACTTTGAGCTCCAGCAAGTGCCCAATTTCCTCCTGGCGGGGCCAGTGGCAATGCTTGGGGTCTGGGCGGCCTGGACCTACACTACCGCCAACCTCCGGCACTGCCTCACACTTGGACTTCTGAGCAAGGCGGGCAGGGGTGACAAGAAGCCTCCCTCTGGGTTCCACAGCCCCCAGGTGTTTGTGTACCTGGCTCACTCCACGGCCCTGCTGCTGTTCGGAGCCCTGTGCATGCATGTGCAG GTTCTCACCAGATTCTTGGGCTCTTCCACTCCCATCGTCTACTGGTTTCCAGCTCACTTGCTCCAGGACTGGGAGCCCCTGTTGTGGACTCAAGATGCTGTGCCTGGGAAGGTCTCTGCTATGTGCTCCCTGTTGGGACAAGGGGCCCCAGAGAATCCAATTTGGGGACTTTTGTGCAAATGGAGAGCTTGCTCTCCAGTCACACGGGCCATTCTGTCCTATTTCCTCTCTTACTGGCTCCTAGGACTGCTCCTGCACTGTAATTTCCTGCCTTGGACGTGA